A window from Oreochromis aureus strain Israel breed Guangdong linkage group 16, ZZ_aureus, whole genome shotgun sequence encodes these proteins:
- the pgap1 gene encoding GPI inositol-deacylase translates to MKLAAVAFYGLAAGLLAVGLRELLTGFEENRCSMTYMFEYPEYRRVALPRRVARLYPAYGLYLYGEGVYAQETRALKLTGAPVLFLPGNAGSYKQARSLGSVALRKAETMEGGLHFNVFTVDFNEELVALYGGSLLRQTHFLHESIKAILRLYKHLKTPPQSVVLVGHSMGGVVARALFTLPRFNTNLVSLIITQASPHLAPVLALDPYLLDFYSAVRQKWVNQANKLRNVTVLSVGGGYRDYQVRSGLTSLPCPPGDPNKLSLVVTAVPRTWVSTDHLSIVWCKELVLATVRTFFDLIDPETRQFTENSEKKLAVLNHHFIKHPVRLPGETQDTPVSISDLPDAWSEVNTLRLAYSTPKEGQPKFFLFALSSRRKAYSHFYCRSNNLEMTSWVYGCLQKNGSSCVYAVDLSKGTELLPPYKVLTLRLSDLSSFTHLFVSASNLNGKQFTVECEWQREESQTLSVAVPHVLSFGLTSSDVTINSSGLLHTIELQHFHQVYQAFRINVASQCKVQKDRLPSVYRIKVPWFREDSLTTVSVPSVTEISGMLHTSRPDNTSGALLQLHTAPNCQYKVSIRTSLPRVLGQILRFCGHMVPVYTAVTLLLTCGGQVSSILKSRRAADMSQMVGKGLQPHKVNLPVYILHIALSCSCFQEVWSMLFLPSMDTLPPTFPDATFHEEEAPGEEWVHLLSPLLYIFGAAVAYWGSTLLRLVIRLISLVLAPLHRPSVSRDCGTLRLRTQLLITLSLTVMGGTSCGALSIFASFLFHLYRVLRLQMTERSLRHMLNLAPRKHKEAENGIDPECLSKSKEISGAPLLSECALQEVRDDLQLHLCLSALFTLPVMLSGPSLIHWIRNLRYSTQLNPDPCWPYIVPLIFVYMLLINCNTLKLSNSKLLPLTSCLPLPLAIIMVTFSPLHLYRITYFLLASLVPLALCCLL, encoded by the exons ATGAAGCTCGCCGCGGTGGCTTTTTACGGTTTGGCCGCGGGGCTGCTGGCGGTCGGCCTGCGAGAGTTGCTGACAGGCTTCGAGGAGAACAGATGCAGTATGACCTATATGTTTGAATACCCGGAGTATCGG CGTGTGGCGCTGCCTCGCCGTGTGGCCAGACTGTACCCGGCGTACGGGCTCTACCTGTACGGAGAGGGTGTCTACGCCCAGGAGACCCGAGCGCTCAAACTCACCGGCGCCCCCGTGCTTTTTCTGCCTGGAAATGCCGGAAGTTATAAACAAG CTCGATCTCTGGGCTCAGTCGCTTTGAGGAAGGCTGAAACCATGGAGGGAGGTCTCCACTTCAACGTGTTCACTGTGGACTTCAATGAGGAGCTGGTGGCGCTTTACGGCGGCAGTTTGCTCAGGCAGACACATTTCCTGCATGAGAGCATCAAGGCCATCCTGAGGCTGTACAAG CACCTGAAGACCCCACCTCAGAGCGTCGTGCTCGTCGGTCACTCCATGGGAGGAGTGGTGGCCCGGGCACTGTTCACTTTGCCTCGTTTCAACACTAACCTGGTCAGCCTCATCATCACCCAGGCCTCCCCTCACCTGGCTCCAGTGCTGGCCCTGGACCCATACCTGCTCG ATTTCTACTCTGCAGTCAGACAGAAGTGGGTTAACCAGGCAAACAAGCTCAGGAATGTCACAGTTTTGTCTGTCGGGGGTGGTTATCGTGACTACCAGGTCCGCTCCGGCCTCACTTCCCTGCCGTGTCCTCCAGGAGACCCGAACAAGCTGTCACTGGTG GTAACGGCAGTTCCCAGGACGTGGGTGTCTACTGATCATCTGTCCATTGTCTG gtgCAAGGAGCTTGTTCTCGCCACTGTCAGAACGTTCTTTGATCTCATCGATCCTGAAACCAGACAG TTCACAGAAAACTCTGAGAAGAAGTTAGCTGTGCTGAACCATCATTTCATTAAACACCCTGTGAGGTTGCCCGGAGAAACTCAAGACACGCCAGTCTCCATCTCAG atCTTCCTGATGCATGGAGTGAAGTTAACACACTTCGTCTGGCTTACAGCACACCAAAG GAAGGACAACCCAAGTTCTTCCTGTTTGCCCTGTCGAGTCGCAGGAAAGCCTACAGCCATTTCTACTGCCGGAGCAACAACCTG GAGATGACCAGCTGGGTGTACGGCTGTTTGCAAAAGAATGGCTCATCATG TGTGTATGCAGTGGATCTGTCTAAGGGAACTGAGCTTTTGCCTCCCTACAAG GTCCTGACTCTGAGGCTCAGTGACTTGTCGTCTTTTACTCATCTGTTTGTCTCAGCCTCAAACCTCAATGGCAAACAG TTCACAGTGGAGTGTGAGTGGCAAAGAGAAGAATCTCAGACTCTGTCTGTCGCAGTGCCGCATGTCCTGTCCTTCG GTTTGACCTCGAGTGATGTTACCATTAACTCCTCTGGACTTCTTCACACCATCGAGCTCCAACACTTTCACCAG GTCTATCAGGCTTTCAGAATTAATGTTGCAAGCCAATGCAAAGTACAGAAAG ACAGATTGCCGAGCGTGTACAGGATAAAAGTGCCATGGTTTCGAGAGGATTCTTTAACCACAGTCAG CGTGCCATCAGTGACGGAGATCTCAGGGATGCTCCACACAAGTCGTCCAGACAACACCTCAGGTGCACTCCTGCAGCTCCACACTGCCCCCAACTGCCAGTATAAG GTCTCCATAAGAACTTCATTACCCAGGGTGCTTGGACAG ATACTGAGGTTCTGTGGTCACATGGTACCAGTGTACACAGCTGTAACCCTCCTTCTGACCTGTGGGGGGCAGGTGTCCTCCATCCTGAAGTCAAGGCGAGCTGCAGACATGAGTCAGATGGTGGGCAAAGGCCTGCAGCCCCACAAAGTCAACCTGCCTGTGTATATTCTGCACATCGCACTCAG ctgtagctgcTTTCAGGAGGTCTGGTCCATGCTTTTCCTCCCCTCTATGGACACACTCCCTCCAACCTTCCCTGATGCGACATTTCATGAAGAGGAGGCACCAGGTGAAGAATGGGTTCACCTCCTCTCCCCTCTGCTGTATATTTTTGGGGCAGCTGTGGCGTACTGGGGCAGCACTCTGCTCAGACTCGTTATCCGGCTGATCTCGTTGGTCTTGGCTCCATTGCACAG GCCGTCTGTCTCCAGAGACTGTGGCACCCTGCGGTTGCGAACCCAGCTCCTCATCACGCTGTCTCTGACTGTTATGGGCGGGACTTCCTGTGGGGCGTTGTCGATATTTGCCTCCTTCCTGTTCCACCTTTATAGG GTTCTGAGGCTGCAGATGACAGAAAGATCTTTGAGACACATGTTGAATCTG GCTCCCCGGAAGCACAAAGAAGCTGAGAATGGCATCGATCCCGAATGCTTGAGCAAGTCTAAAGAAATCAGCGGCGCCCCCTTGCTGTCGGAGTGCGCCCTGCAGGAGGTGAGGGATGACCTGCAGCTCCACCTCTGCCTGTCAGCGCTTTTCACGCTGCCCGTCATGCTCAGCGGTCCCTCGCTCATCCACTGGATCCGTAACCTGAG GTATTCCACCCAGCTGAATCCCGACCCTTGCTGGCCATACATCGTGCCTCTAATTTTTGTCTACATGCTGCTTATTAACTGCAACACTTTAAAGCTCAGCAACAG TAAACTGCTGCCTCTGACCTCCTGCCTCCCTCTCCCCTTGGCCATCATCATGGTGACTTTCTCTCCTCTTCACCTCTACAGAATCACCTACTTCCTGTTGGCGTCACTCGTCCCACTGGCCTTGTGCTGTCTCCTCTGA